A genomic segment from Alteribacillus bidgolensis encodes:
- a CDS encoding CxxH/CxxC protein produces MIYFCESHSDRAIEDAIEQDGHPPRMEKMENDALSTTCSYCEKKAVYKVE; encoded by the coding sequence GTGATTTATTTTTGTGAATCTCATAGTGACCGTGCTATTGAAGATGCTATTGAACAGGATGGACACCCGCCGCGTATGGAAAAAATGGAAAATGATGCATTATCCACAACTTGTTCATATTGTGAAAAGAAAGCTGTGTATAAAGTGGAATAA
- a CDS encoding S1C family serine protease has protein sequence MGYYNNHMDDENKRSKKNRQRTGMAGFIGAVIGALLVVFSMPLLSGAGLLPGSAGGQEDSSVTSENDSSEDDIFTEQQQNVNLSVNSDITEAVNNVSDAVVGVFNLQRSEFWQEEEGGQNQGTGSGVIYKVEGDSAFIVTNHHVIEGASQVEVSLSDEQRVEAELVGSDVLTDLAVLQIDAEGVDTVAEFGNSENLNVGEPAIAIGNPLGTNLSRTVTQGIISATERSIPVDLTGNGQPDWNAEVMQTDAAINPGNSGGALINISGQLIGINSMKIAQSTVEGIGFAIPSAVAIPVIEDLETKGEVERPQMGIGIRSLSEIPSYHWQETLKLPSDIDSGVFVTNVAQGTPAQEAGLQEYDVITSVDGEEITDGHDLRKYLYTEAEIGNTIEITFYREGEQQTTELTLNAQQDF, from the coding sequence ATGGGTTATTATAATAATCATATGGATGATGAAAACAAAAGATCTAAAAAGAATCGGCAAAGAACAGGAATGGCAGGTTTTATCGGTGCTGTTATAGGCGCACTGCTTGTCGTCTTTTCGATGCCGCTGCTTTCTGGAGCAGGCCTTTTGCCGGGGTCGGCAGGAGGACAGGAAGATTCATCTGTTACATCAGAAAATGATTCCTCTGAAGATGATATTTTTACGGAACAACAGCAAAATGTTAATTTATCCGTGAACTCTGATATTACAGAAGCAGTAAATAATGTTTCCGATGCTGTAGTTGGGGTCTTTAATCTTCAAAGGTCGGAGTTTTGGCAGGAAGAGGAAGGCGGACAAAACCAAGGGACTGGTTCGGGTGTTATATATAAAGTAGAAGGAGATTCCGCTTTTATTGTAACAAACCATCATGTTATCGAAGGAGCCAGTCAAGTAGAAGTCAGTTTATCAGATGAACAAAGAGTAGAAGCAGAACTGGTCGGATCAGATGTATTAACAGATCTTGCTGTTCTTCAAATCGATGCAGAAGGTGTAGATACTGTTGCTGAATTTGGCAACTCGGAAAACTTAAATGTGGGAGAACCTGCAATAGCTATTGGTAATCCACTTGGCACGAACCTTTCACGAACAGTAACACAAGGAATTATAAGTGCGACGGAACGAAGTATTCCTGTAGATTTAACAGGTAATGGACAACCTGATTGGAACGCAGAAGTCATGCAGACGGATGCTGCTATCAATCCAGGTAATAGTGGTGGAGCGCTCATTAATATTAGCGGCCAGTTAATAGGGATCAATTCCATGAAAATTGCTCAATCTACAGTAGAAGGCATTGGTTTTGCCATTCCATCAGCAGTAGCGATTCCTGTTATTGAAGACCTTGAAACAAAAGGAGAAGTAGAACGACCGCAAATGGGCATCGGAATCAGATCCCTTTCTGAAATTCCGAGTTACCACTGGCAGGAAACGTTAAAGCTTCCTTCTGATATAGACAGCGGGGTGTTTGTGACTAATGTAGCTCAAGGAACACCTGCACAGGAAGCAGGATTGCAAGAATACGATGTGATTACTTCCGTAGATGGAGAAGAAATAACAGACGGTCATGATTTACGTAAATATTTATACACAGAGGCCGAGATAGGAAATACAATTGAAATTACGTTCTACCGAGAAGGCGAGCAGCAAACCACCGAGTTAACATTAAATGCACAACAAGACTTTTAA
- a CDS encoding MBL fold metallo-hydrolase, which produces MALSFSVLASGSTGNAVYLETEEKRLLIDAGLSGKKLEGLFQQVSRSPKDLDGILVTHEHSDHIKGVGILARKYNLPIYANEKTWQAMENSIGAIHSEQKFIFERGCYQTFGDLEVESFGVSHDAADPMFFVFHNEGKKLALATDMGYVSEHTKGIIQNADMFIFESNHDMNMLRMCRYPWNIKRRILGDTGHVSNEDAASALAEVVGEKTKRIYLAHLSQDNNMKDLARMTVKQILEENDCGIGYDFYLYDTDPNKATSLVTL; this is translated from the coding sequence ATGGCTTTATCTTTTAGCGTACTAGCAAGCGGCAGCACGGGAAATGCTGTCTATTTAGAAACAGAGGAAAAACGCCTGCTCATTGATGCAGGATTAAGTGGGAAAAAATTAGAAGGGCTGTTTCAACAAGTGTCACGAAGCCCAAAAGATTTAGATGGTATTCTAGTTACTCATGAACATAGTGACCATATTAAAGGTGTAGGGATTTTAGCGAGAAAATATAACTTACCGATTTATGCGAATGAAAAAACATGGCAGGCAATGGAAAACAGCATAGGTGCCATTCATTCGGAGCAAAAATTTATTTTTGAACGCGGCTGCTATCAAACGTTTGGAGATCTTGAGGTGGAATCGTTTGGCGTTTCTCATGATGCAGCTGACCCTATGTTTTTCGTTTTTCATAATGAAGGAAAAAAACTAGCCCTTGCTACAGATATGGGTTATGTCAGTGAACATACAAAGGGTATTATACAAAATGCTGATATGTTTATATTTGAATCGAATCATGACATGAACATGCTGCGGATGTGCCGCTATCCTTGGAATATTAAACGGAGAATTTTAGGGGATACCGGTCATGTTTCTAATGAAGACGCTGCTTCTGCTTTAGCAGAAGTGGTAGGTGAAAAGACAAAACGTATTTATTTAGCTCATTTAAGTCAAGATAACAATATGAAAGATTTAGCTCGAATGACAGTAAAGCAGATTTTAGAAGAAAATGACTGCGGAATTGGTTATGATTTTTACCTTTATGATACGGACCCAAACAAAGCTACGTCATTAGTCACATTATAA
- a CDS encoding two-component system regulatory protein YycI — protein sequence MDWNRTKTIFIITFLLLNAFLLYQLLEKKNASEIDVRAQATVRERLADMNIHITEELPEERSEINHIVGQPVQMEEEVINKVGEDNVNILNNRFVEVTLEEPYEVTSDVEESISNFLDQNVWNADEYRYESWNSNDRQMYFNQTYEEKTVVTYEEDQLVLFFNEDNEIESYVQSYLNFEEEGKEKDMLDPYKAIEVLLNDGIISFNDQVNKVELGYHSLFSPEGEVQVFAPMYQIEINEDKNYLVHAIDGSIQELAGNSDNSQNDGNETDSGESEGD from the coding sequence GTGGATTGGAATAGGACAAAAACGATTTTTATTATCACATTTCTTCTCCTCAATGCTTTTTTACTTTACCAGTTACTAGAAAAGAAAAACGCAAGTGAGATTGATGTAAGAGCTCAAGCAACAGTCAGGGAGCGATTAGCTGATATGAATATCCATATTACAGAAGAGCTGCCAGAAGAAAGAAGTGAAATTAACCACATTGTCGGCCAGCCCGTGCAAATGGAAGAGGAAGTTATAAACAAGGTTGGAGAAGATAATGTCAATATTTTAAACAATAGGTTTGTAGAAGTGACGTTAGAGGAACCATACGAAGTTACCTCTGATGTGGAAGAATCTATTTCGAATTTTTTAGACCAGAATGTTTGGAATGCAGATGAGTACAGGTATGAAAGTTGGAACAGCAATGATCGACAGATGTATTTTAACCAAACGTATGAAGAAAAAACAGTTGTCACTTATGAAGAAGATCAGCTGGTGTTGTTTTTTAATGAAGACAACGAAATAGAAAGTTATGTGCAGAGCTATCTTAATTTTGAGGAAGAAGGAAAAGAAAAGGATATGCTCGATCCTTATAAAGCTATTGAAGTGTTATTAAACGATGGCATTATCTCTTTTAATGATCAAGTTAATAAAGTGGAATTAGGGTACCATAGCCTTTTTAGTCCAGAAGGAGAGGTACAGGTCTTTGCACCAATGTATCAAATAGAAATAAATGAAGATAAAAATTATCTTGTGCATGCTATAGACGGCTCAATCCAAGAATTAGCGGGAAATTCTGATAATAGTCAAAACGATGGGAATGAAACAGATTCAGGAGAATCCGAGGGAGATTAA
- a CDS encoding YycH family regulatory protein yields the protein MMERIKSWTLTILVALSVILTWQLWTFQPDLAYLDESDYLPSENFGEELDLQDVIWPDQLVFRNGERQVALNGTERVFSRFYNTLLEARFENITLNQDFDVDELYEGQRIAELIFPAPIPGDILDEILNFEDDIPYLSIDSVDRVLLIDEGVDSENLKVKFVSYEDPVVLEGETNFSMSDFREQYIRQMDEFTSVFSYEVDNGSVLPKTIYLPEEPVMYSTLSDTSSEINYNAFLRLLFNDSDYVKQYHQDNREASFTDGNRMMSLEDNGDYLNYVNPVYSENVPDSQHHVVEASFDFINSRGGWTDTYRLYDWKRRSQEENATYRMIVSGLPVFESQGLDLASINVSRVGGQVSQYSRPLFNLDESPIDARGSIELPAGEDVIEFAEEQFDPERIENIRVGYKMEKTDNVVIRFEPSWYVKYDDAWYPIDPGVTEEGEEESGLE from the coding sequence ATGATGGAACGCATAAAATCTTGGACCTTAACGATATTAGTTGCTCTTAGCGTTATACTAACGTGGCAGCTTTGGACCTTTCAGCCGGATTTGGCCTATTTAGATGAATCCGATTACCTTCCTAGTGAAAATTTTGGGGAAGAATTAGACCTGCAAGATGTAATCTGGCCGGATCAGTTAGTTTTTCGTAATGGCGAGCGCCAAGTTGCATTAAATGGTACCGAACGAGTTTTTTCGAGATTTTACAATACTCTTTTAGAAGCTCGTTTTGAAAATATTACGTTAAATCAAGATTTTGACGTAGATGAGTTATACGAAGGCCAGAGAATAGCAGAATTGATATTTCCAGCTCCCATACCTGGAGATATATTAGATGAGATACTCAATTTTGAAGACGATATTCCATACTTATCTATTGATTCAGTGGATCGAGTTTTACTGATCGATGAAGGAGTCGATAGTGAAAATCTGAAAGTAAAGTTTGTGTCCTATGAGGATCCAGTCGTTCTAGAAGGGGAGACAAACTTCAGTATGTCTGATTTTAGAGAGCAGTATATTCGTCAAATGGATGAATTTACATCTGTTTTCTCCTATGAGGTGGACAACGGTTCTGTTTTACCAAAAACAATTTATTTACCAGAAGAGCCTGTTATGTATAGTACTCTTTCTGATACGTCTTCAGAAATTAATTACAATGCTTTCTTAAGGTTGTTATTTAATGATTCTGATTACGTAAAACAGTATCATCAAGACAATCGGGAAGCATCCTTCACGGATGGGAACCGCATGATGAGCTTAGAAGATAACGGAGATTATTTGAATTATGTTAATCCGGTTTATAGTGAGAACGTTCCAGATTCTCAACACCATGTGGTGGAAGCTTCTTTTGATTTTATCAATTCTCGCGGGGGGTGGACTGATACCTACCGCCTCTATGACTGGAAGCGACGCAGCCAAGAAGAAAATGCTACGTATCGAATGATTGTTTCAGGTCTGCCTGTATTTGAATCACAAGGATTAGATCTTGCGTCCATTAACGTTTCACGAGTGGGTGGACAAGTTTCTCAATACTCACGCCCTTTGTTTAATCTAGATGAGAGTCCGATTGACGCAAGAGGTTCGATTGAACTTCCAGCTGGAGAAGACGTTATAGAATTCGCGGAAGAGCAGTTTGATCCAGAGCGAATTGAAAACATTCGAGTTGGCTACAAAATGGAAAAAACAGACAATGTCGTCATTCGTTTTGAACCGAGTTGGTATGTGAAATATGATGATGCATGGTATCCTATAGATCCTGGTGTAACAGAAGAGGGGGAGGAAGAAAGTGGATTGGAATAG
- the walK gene encoding cell wall metabolism sensor histidine kinase WalK, translating to MKIIDFFKSIHVKMIVIFMLLIFIAMQVIGVYFTRELESQLEDNHYDMLVERADLLEYNVRQEMTRDRDSEEEPLEDDIEDLLQEFFSIEDSEVQVIGPNQEVLGTSNWNDQNIVGQQSTEVRVKRALIGTEDSPILRDPETGDRIQVISQPVEADGEIIGAIYIEASMENIYQEMEEINGIFFNGTIIALVITAVLGILLSQTLTRPIVDMRKQAKVMGEGDFSRRVRVYGQDEIGQLAESFNTLTLSLKDARATTEGERKKLSSVLAHMTDGVIATDELGRIILMNNRAEQLLNVDNKHIMGTSLPEVLRLSETITPSDLYDYSDSILLDFSEDNEEFILEANFSVIRNEEGPVNGLITVLHDVTEQEKIERERREFVANVSHELRTPLTTMRSYLEALEDGAMEDENLGPRFLKVTQNETERMIRLVNDLLQLSKMDSNDLQLTFETTDIGELLRQIAERFEMITKDKNIEFSKEIPMHSVYVNMDKDKMTQVFDNIISNAVKYSPDGGMITIQMITRSKAVDIEITDEGVGIPKENQAKIFDRFYRVDKARARNLGGTGLGLAIAKELVQSHGGYITVNSEWRKGTTISVTLPYTVNKKAGVFE from the coding sequence ATGAAAATTATCGATTTTTTTAAATCGATTCATGTCAAAATGATTGTAATCTTTATGCTGCTGATATTTATTGCCATGCAGGTGATTGGTGTTTACTTTACGAGAGAATTAGAATCGCAGCTTGAAGATAATCATTATGATATGTTAGTGGAGCGGGCTGATTTGCTCGAATATAATGTTAGACAAGAAATGACAAGAGATCGTGATAGTGAAGAAGAACCACTTGAAGATGATATAGAAGATCTTTTACAAGAGTTTTTTTCTATAGAGGATTCGGAAGTACAGGTTATTGGTCCGAATCAGGAAGTATTAGGGACATCAAATTGGAATGATCAAAATATTGTGGGACAGCAAAGTACAGAAGTTAGAGTGAAAAGAGCTCTAATTGGTACAGAAGACAGCCCCATTTTAAGAGACCCGGAAACCGGAGATAGAATCCAGGTGATTTCTCAGCCGGTTGAAGCTGATGGAGAAATTATAGGTGCCATTTATATTGAGGCTTCCATGGAAAATATCTATCAAGAGATGGAAGAAATCAATGGCATCTTTTTCAATGGAACGATTATAGCTTTGGTTATCACAGCAGTGCTAGGAATACTGCTGTCACAAACATTAACCCGACCGATTGTGGATATGAGAAAACAAGCTAAAGTGATGGGGGAAGGTGATTTTTCCCGGCGTGTACGAGTGTATGGACAAGATGAAATTGGCCAGCTTGCTGAATCTTTTAATACACTTACACTCAGTTTAAAAGATGCTAGGGCTACTACAGAAGGTGAGCGGAAAAAATTAAGTTCTGTTTTAGCTCACATGACAGATGGTGTTATCGCAACAGATGAGCTCGGACGCATTATATTAATGAATAATCGTGCGGAACAGCTGTTGAATGTAGATAACAAGCACATCATGGGCACGTCGCTCCCAGAAGTTCTGCGGCTATCTGAAACCATAACACCAAGTGATTTATATGATTATTCTGATTCCATCCTGCTTGATTTCAGTGAGGACAATGAAGAATTTATACTAGAAGCTAATTTTTCTGTTATTCGCAATGAAGAAGGTCCAGTAAATGGTCTTATTACGGTGCTTCACGACGTTACCGAACAGGAGAAAATAGAAAGAGAACGGCGCGAATTTGTAGCCAATGTTTCTCATGAACTTCGTACCCCGTTAACTACGATGAGAAGTTATCTAGAAGCATTAGAAGACGGGGCAATGGAAGATGAAAATTTAGGACCCCGCTTTTTAAAAGTGACGCAAAATGAAACCGAGCGCATGATCCGGCTTGTAAACGATTTACTGCAATTGTCCAAAATGGATAGCAATGATCTTCAACTCACATTTGAAACAACAGATATTGGGGAGCTCTTACGGCAGATAGCAGAACGTTTTGAAATGATAACAAAGGATAAAAACATAGAGTTTTCTAAAGAAATCCCGATGCATTCTGTTTATGTAAATATGGACAAAGATAAAATGACCCAAGTTTTCGATAATATTATTTCAAACGCCGTAAAATATTCACCAGATGGCGGCATGATAACCATTCAAATGATTACTCGTTCAAAAGCTGTAGATATTGAAATTACGGATGAAGGCGTAGGTATACCAAAGGAAAATCAAGCTAAAATTTTTGACCGTTTCTACAGAGTCGATAAGGCAAGAGCTCGTAATCTTGGCGGCACAGGTTTAGGACTTGCTATTGCCAAAGAGCTGGTTCAGTCCCATGGTGGATATATTACTGTTAATAGTGAGTGGAGAAAAGGGACGACGATATCGGTAACGCTTCCTTATACCGTTAATAAAAAAGCGGGTGTTTTTGAATGA
- the yycF gene encoding response regulator YycF, with translation MDEKILVVDDEQPIADILDFNLKKEGFQVEVAYDGNEAIEKVHQFKPDIVLLDIMLPHKDGMEVCREIRKYFDMPIIMLTAKDAEIDKVLGLELGADDYVTKPFSTRELIARVKANLRRLQVVPEENQSKQKQIEVGDLTIDPDAYLVSKRGDPVDLTHREFELIHYLARHIGQVMTREHLLQAVWGYDYFGDVRTVDVTVRRLREKVEDNPSYPMWIVTRRGVGYYLKHPEQEK, from the coding sequence ATGGACGAAAAGATTTTAGTGGTTGATGATGAACAGCCAATCGCTGATATTTTAGACTTCAATTTAAAAAAAGAAGGGTTTCAAGTAGAGGTAGCTTATGACGGGAATGAAGCAATTGAAAAAGTACACCAATTCAAACCCGATATTGTTCTGCTTGATATTATGCTCCCTCATAAAGATGGAATGGAAGTTTGCCGTGAAATCCGAAAATATTTTGATATGCCTATTATCATGTTAACCGCAAAAGACGCAGAAATAGATAAGGTGCTTGGTTTGGAACTGGGGGCGGATGACTATGTGACAAAGCCTTTCAGTACGAGAGAACTTATTGCACGAGTAAAAGCTAATTTAAGAAGACTGCAGGTTGTTCCAGAAGAAAACCAATCGAAACAAAAACAAATTGAAGTTGGGGATTTAACGATTGATCCCGATGCATATCTTGTTTCTAAACGTGGAGATCCAGTAGATTTAACACACCGGGAGTTTGAACTTATTCATTATTTAGCACGCCACATTGGACAAGTCATGACGCGTGAACATTTACTCCAAGCCGTATGGGGTTATGACTATTTTGGTGATGTCCGCACCGTAGACGTGACTGTACGCCGTCTTCGTGAAAAAGTGGAAGATAATCCAAGTTATCCGATGTGGATTGTAACAAGACGAGGAGTCGGCTATTATTTAAAACACCCTGAACAGGAGAAGTAA
- a CDS encoding adenylosuccinate synthase, translating to MSSVVIVGSQWGDEGKGKITDYLSENAEVVARYQGGNNAGHTIVFNGKKYKLHLIPSGIFYDNKTCVIGNGMVIDPKALVEELKYLHERGVDTSNLRISNRAHVILPYHVKLDAVEEESKGSNKIGTTRKGIGPAYMDKAARTGIRISDLLDKEEFGEKLERTLQEKNRLLEKIYEVEGFKKEDILDEYYEYSQFFADYVCDTSVVLNNAIDAGRRVLFEGAQGVMLDIDQGTYPFVTSSNPIAGGVTIGSGVGPSKIHHVVGVSKAYTTRVGDGPFPTELTDEIGDKIREVGNEYGTTTGRPRRVGWFDSVVVRHARRVSGITDLSLNSIDVLTGIDKVKICTAYKYRGEIIEEFPASLKVLAECEPVYEEMPGWNENITEVKSLEDLPENARHYLERVSQLTNIPVSIFSVGPDRNQTNMVRGVWGV from the coding sequence TTGTCGTCAGTAGTAATTGTTGGTTCGCAGTGGGGAGACGAAGGAAAAGGAAAAATCACGGATTATCTTTCAGAAAATGCAGAAGTCGTGGCAAGGTATCAAGGTGGAAATAACGCAGGACATACCATTGTTTTTAATGGTAAAAAGTATAAGCTGCACCTTATTCCATCAGGTATTTTTTATGATAACAAGACCTGTGTCATTGGAAACGGCATGGTAATTGATCCGAAAGCATTGGTAGAAGAGTTGAAATATTTGCATGAACGCGGTGTGGATACTAGCAACTTACGGATTAGTAACCGTGCTCATGTCATTTTGCCATACCATGTGAAACTAGATGCTGTTGAAGAAGAAAGTAAGGGGTCGAATAAAATCGGGACAACCCGAAAAGGAATTGGACCTGCTTATATGGATAAAGCAGCTAGAACAGGGATCCGTATATCAGATTTACTAGATAAAGAAGAATTTGGTGAAAAATTAGAAAGAACGTTGCAAGAAAAAAATCGTCTACTTGAAAAAATATACGAAGTAGAAGGGTTCAAAAAAGAAGATATTCTTGACGAATATTATGAATATAGCCAGTTTTTTGCTGACTATGTTTGTGATACGTCCGTGGTGTTAAATAACGCCATTGACGCAGGACGCCGGGTTCTTTTTGAAGGAGCACAAGGGGTTATGCTAGACATCGATCAAGGTACATATCCGTTTGTTACATCTTCTAATCCTATCGCAGGCGGAGTGACCATTGGGTCTGGTGTGGGTCCATCTAAAATCCACCATGTTGTAGGTGTATCAAAAGCTTATACCACACGAGTAGGAGATGGTCCGTTTCCTACTGAACTTACAGATGAAATAGGGGACAAAATTCGTGAAGTAGGTAATGAATATGGAACGACTACGGGGCGGCCACGTCGAGTAGGCTGGTTTGACAGCGTAGTTGTGCGTCATGCACGAAGAGTCAGCGGGATAACTGACTTATCTCTTAATTCTATTGATGTTCTCACTGGAATAGATAAGGTGAAAATTTGTACGGCGTATAAATACCGTGGAGAAATTATTGAAGAATTTCCAGCTAGTCTCAAGGTACTAGCTGAATGTGAGCCTGTTTATGAAGAGATGCCTGGATGGAACGAAAACATCACGGAAGTAAAATCATTGGAAGATCTTCCTGAGAACGCTCGCCATTATTTGGAGCGGGTTTCGCAGCTGACGAATATTCCTGTTAGCATTTTCTCTGTTGGTCCGGATCGCAATCAAACGAATATGGTCAGGGGCGTGTGGGGTGTGTAA
- the dnaB gene encoding replicative DNA helicase → MSDVLTDRKPPQNIEAEQAVIGAVFLEGEALVTATERLTPEDFYRVSHQRIFRVMVEIGEKGSPVDLVTVTSALQDYQWLEEVGGISYLTDLTNAVPTAANVEYYSKIVQEKSILRRLIRAATDIASEGYESEEEVEDILNDAERSILEVAQQRSSGAFVSIKDVLIETYDNIEMLQNRENDITGISSGFAELDHMTAGFQRSDLIIVAARPSMGKTAFALNIAQNVATKTSENVAIFSLEMGASQLVQRMLCAEGNIDATKMRTGALEEEDWEKLTMAMGSLSSAGIYIDDSPGIKVNDIQAKCRRLKQERGLGMILIDYLQLIQGSGSKSGENRQQEVSEISRSLKGIARELDVPVIALSQLSRGVESRQDKRPMMSDLRESGSIEQDADIVSFLYREDYYDQEAENQNIIEIIIAKQRNGPVGNVELAFIKEYNKFVNLDRRHDESQAPPGA, encoded by the coding sequence ATGAGTGATGTGTTAACAGACCGGAAGCCGCCTCAAAACATCGAAGCGGAGCAAGCCGTTATAGGGGCTGTTTTTCTTGAAGGAGAAGCACTCGTTACAGCGACAGAGCGTCTCACACCTGAAGATTTTTATCGTGTCTCTCATCAGCGAATTTTCCGTGTAATGGTTGAAATCGGTGAGAAAGGAAGTCCGGTAGACCTTGTCACAGTCACATCTGCTCTTCAAGATTATCAATGGTTAGAAGAAGTAGGAGGTATCTCTTACTTAACGGATCTTACTAACGCCGTGCCCACTGCGGCAAACGTAGAATACTACAGTAAAATTGTTCAAGAAAAATCAATACTGCGCCGGCTCATTCGTGCTGCAACTGATATTGCATCAGAAGGTTATGAAAGCGAAGAAGAAGTAGAAGATATTTTAAATGATGCCGAACGGTCTATTTTAGAAGTTGCACAGCAGCGAAGTTCCGGAGCATTTGTATCTATTAAAGATGTTTTAATAGAAACCTATGATAATATTGAAATGCTTCAAAACCGCGAAAATGATATTACTGGTATATCAAGCGGGTTTGCTGAGCTTGATCATATGACAGCTGGTTTTCAACGGAGCGATTTAATTATAGTAGCTGCAAGGCCTTCTATGGGGAAGACAGCTTTTGCTTTAAACATTGCTCAAAATGTAGCCACGAAAACCTCGGAAAATGTAGCTATATTTAGTTTGGAAATGGGAGCATCACAGCTTGTCCAACGGATGCTTTGTGCAGAAGGCAATATTGATGCGACCAAAATGAGAACCGGAGCGCTGGAAGAAGAGGATTGGGAAAAACTTACAATGGCAATGGGCAGTCTGTCTTCGGCAGGCATATACATTGATGACTCTCCGGGGATTAAAGTTAATGATATACAAGCTAAATGCCGGCGACTTAAACAAGAGCGCGGTCTCGGAATGATCTTGATTGATTATTTGCAGCTAATCCAAGGATCCGGTTCAAAAAGCGGAGAGAATCGTCAACAAGAAGTCTCAGAGATTTCAAGAAGCCTGAAAGGAATTGCTCGTGAACTTGATGTTCCTGTAATCGCCCTGTCTCAGCTTTCACGTGGAGTAGAATCCAGACAAGATAAACGTCCTATGATGTCGGATCTTCGTGAATCTGGAAGTATCGAACAGGATGCTGACATTGTTTCTTTTCTTTACCGAGAAGACTACTATGATCAAGAAGCAGAAAATCAAAATATCATCGAGATAATCATTGCCAAACAGCGTAACGGCCCGGTAGGTAACGTAGAGCTTGCTTTTATAAAAGAGTATAATAAATTTGTGAATTTGGACAGGCGCCATGATGAAAGTCAAGCGCCGCCTGGTGCATGA
- the rplI gene encoding 50S ribosomal protein L9 → MKVIFNQDVKGKGKKGEVKNVSEGYARNYLFPNNLAVEATKGNLKNLEAKQESENKKAQQQLEEAKEYKEKLEKTKVEIKAKAGDGGRLFGAVSTKQIAETLKSMNLKVDKRKIELDNPIRTLGVTKVPIKIHPQVTATVDVHVKEE, encoded by the coding sequence ATGAAAGTAATTTTTAATCAAGATGTAAAAGGAAAAGGGAAAAAAGGGGAAGTAAAAAACGTATCTGAGGGTTATGCGAGAAATTACTTGTTTCCAAATAATCTGGCTGTAGAAGCAACTAAAGGAAACCTTAAAAATCTAGAAGCCAAGCAGGAAAGTGAAAATAAAAAAGCGCAGCAGCAGCTTGAAGAAGCAAAAGAATATAAAGAAAAACTAGAAAAGACCAAAGTAGAAATAAAAGCAAAAGCTGGAGATGGCGGCCGCTTGTTTGGGGCAGTATCAACAAAACAAATTGCAGAGACATTAAAAAGCATGAATTTGAAAGTAGATAAACGAAAAATTGAGCTTGATAATCCAATCCGTACTCTGGGAGTCACAAAGGTTCCCATTAAAATTCATCCGCAGGTAACTGCAACGGTAGATGTTCACGTCAAAGAAGAGTAA